In Brienomyrus brachyistius isolate T26 chromosome 3, BBRACH_0.4, whole genome shotgun sequence, the following proteins share a genomic window:
- the LOC125738859 gene encoding serine/threonine-protein kinase 32C, producing the protein MGANSSSKRPVFDEKEDVTFDHFQILRAIGKGSFGKVCIVQKRDTEKMYAMKYMNKQQCIERDEVRNVFRELEILQEIEHVFLVNLWYSFQDEEDMFMVVDLLLGGDLRYHLRQNVQFTEEAVKLYLCEMTLALDYLQTQNIIHRDVKPDNILLDEQGHAHLTDFNVATIIKNGDRATAMAGTKPYMAPEIFQSFLTGGAGYAFQVDWWSLGVTAFEIFRGWRPYEIHSNNSVESLIQLFSTVSVQYCPAWPKDFVALMRKLLTVNPEHRYSCLSHMQASPYLLDVNWDAVYEKKVEPGFVPNKGRLHCDPTFELEEMILESRPLHKKKKRLAKNRSRDNSKDSQSESDYLQEYLEVVQQEFKIFNREKLKKSQEESLLSRGEGEGEATDTAEQGMEDETEPETSALNMCRSICSSSGSC; encoded by the exons ATGGGAGCTAACAGTTCATCAAAGAGACCGGTCTTCGACGAAAAGGAAGACG TTACTTTTGACCATTTCCAAATACTTCGAGCTATTGGGAAAGGGAGCTTCGGCAAG GTGTGCATCGTAcagaagagagacacagagaagatGTACGCCATGAAGTACATGAACAAACAGCAGTGCATAGAGAGAGACGAGGTCCGAAACGTCTTTAGAGAGCTAGAGATCCTACAGGAAATTGAACATGTTTTTTTAGTAAACCTCTG GTATTCCTTCCAAGATGAAGAAGATATGTTTATGGTGGTGGACTTACTTTTGGGTGGAGATCTGCGCTACCATCTAAGGCAAAATGTCCAGTTCACTGAGGAAGCAGTAAAACTCTACCTTTGTGAGATGACCCTGGCACTTGACTACCTGCAGACTCAGAATATTATCCACAG GGATGTTAAACCAGACAACATCCTCCTGGATGAACAAG GACATGCTCATCTTACTGACTTCAATGTTGCAACAATTATAAAGAATGGGGATAGAGCTACTGCCATGGCTGGAACCAAACCGTATATGG CCCCAGAAATATTCCAGTCCTTCCTGACAGGGGGAGCTGGTTATGCCTTTCAGGTGGACTGGTGGTCACTAGGGGTCACTGCTTTTGAAATCTTCAGGGGATGG AGGCCCTATGAAATCCACTCCAATAACTCAGTGGAGTCTCTTATCCAGTTATTCAGCACAGTGAGTGTGCAGTACTGCCCTGCCTGGCCTAAAGACTTTGTGGCTCTGATGAGGAAG CTGCTGACTGTCAACCCCGAGCATCGTTACTCGTGCCTCTCCCACATGCAGGCGTCACCTTACCTGCTAGATGTGAACTGGGATGCTGTTTATGAGAAGAAGGTGGAGCCAGGGTTTGTACCTAAT AAAGGTCGTTTGCATTGCGATCCGACTTTTGAGTTAGAGGAAATGATTCTGGAATCCCGACCTcttcacaaaaagaaaaagcgtCTTGCCAAGAACAGGTCTCGAGATAACAGTAAAGACTCCCAGTCT GAGAGTGACTATCTTCAAGAGTATCTCGAAGTAGTGCAGCAAGAGTTTAAGATCTTCAACAGAGAGAA ATTGAAAAAGAGCCAGGAGGAGAGCCTTTTGTCCAGAGGAGAAGGTGAGGGAGAAGCTACTGATACGGCAGAGCAAGGCATGGAGGACGAGACAGAACCAGAGACATCAGCCCTAAACATGTGTCGCTCTATCTGTTCATCTTCTGGAAGTTGCTAG